From the Deltaproteobacteria bacterium genome, the window TGGTTGAGTCCTTCCCACCTTCCCCAAGGTCTAAACACCGAATGCCAGAACTTCAGTGCCCTTGTGGTGGTGATCTATGTTATGTCAAGGATCTCTAAAGTCCGCACCGTAGGTGCGTTATGTTCAATGGTATAGGAATTTCCTTTTCGGACGCAGATCGACGCAGATTGCCAGGATTTAATTTGAAAAAAGTTTCAAGTTGCAAGATGCAGGTTCAGATTTCCGCTTTGAGCTTGTTTCTTGAATCTGCGGGTATCGGCGAAAATCTGCGTCCTATTTTAATTTTACCCGATCTCAAAAATTTCCCGGGAGGAAAAGGGCATGAAACGCAAAATCTATCTTCACATGAAACCCTTGCAGGAGGCTCAAGAGATATTTTTCAACTGCCTGGACTATGGCCGAATGCTGGAAAAGGAACGGGTCTCTACCCCGGAAGGTCTGGGGCGGATACTGGCTGAGCCGGTCTTTGCCTGTTTTTCTTCCCCCAATTTCCATGCCGCCGCCATGGACGGGATCGCCCTGCGGGCCGAGGATACCTTTGGGACCACGGTGGACCAACCCCGGCAGTTTCGGATCGGCCAGGAGGCCTTTTGGATCAATACCGGTCATCCTTTGCCGGAAAAAACCAATGCGGTGGTCATGGTGGAACAGATCCAGCAGATTGAAGAAAATTTGATTGAACTTCAGGCCTCGGCCTATCCCTGGCAATATGTGCGCAAGATGGGGGAAGATTTAGTGGCTACCGAACTTCTTTTACCGCAGGGACACCGCATCACCGCCTATGATTTGGGGGCCTTGGTTGCCGGAGGGGTCTTTGAACTCTGGGTGGTTCAGAGGCCTAAGGTGGTGATGATCCCTACCGGGTCCGAACTGGTCGAATGGGAAGAACTGGCGGGGCGCCCCTTACCCCCCGGAAAAGTCCCGGAATACAATACCCTGATCCTTTCCGGGTTAGTGACTGAATCCGGAGGAGAGACCATACGGTGGCCCATTATCCAGGACAAAAAGGAATATATCCAGGAAACCCTGAGCAAGGCCGTTGACTCCGATTGTCAGATGGTCATCATCAACGCCGGTTCTTCGGCCGGCAGTGAGGATTACAGCTTGTCGGCCATCGAAAACCTGGGCAAGGTTCTGGTTCACGGGGTGACCATCATGCCCGGTAAGCCTACCATCCTGGGAATTATTAAGGGCAAGCCGGTAATCGGCAATCCGGGATATCCGGTTTCGGCCACCATCTCTTTTGAACAATTCGCCCGTCCCGTGCTTTATAAGATGCAGGGGATCGTCGCCCCGGAACGGAAAAAAATTTCGGTCTCTCCGGCCCGCTCCTTCCCTTCCAAGTTAGGACAGGAGGAGTTTTTGCGGGTCAACCTGGGTCAGGTGGGAGACAAGGTCATTGCCAACCCCTTACCCCGGGGGGCCGGGACCATTACTTCCCTGACCCGGGCAGACGGGATCATCCGCATCCCCATGAATTCGGAAGGCATTCATGTGGATGAGTCGGTCCAGGCCGAACTCCTTCGGGAGGAAACGGTCCTGTCCCGGACGGTAGTCATTGTCGGCAGCCATGACAATACCCTGGATCTCCTGGGCAATTTTTTAACCAGGCAATTCCCGGATTTTCGACTGACCTCCAGCAACGTGGGCAGTACCGGAGGCCTGATGGCCCTCAAACGGG encodes:
- a CDS encoding molybdopterin biosynthesis protein; this encodes MKRKIYLHMKPLQEAQEIFFNCLDYGRMLEKERVSTPEGLGRILAEPVFACFSSPNFHAAAMDGIALRAEDTFGTTVDQPRQFRIGQEAFWINTGHPLPEKTNAVVMVEQIQQIEENLIELQASAYPWQYVRKMGEDLVATELLLPQGHRITAYDLGALVAGGVFELWVVQRPKVVMIPTGSELVEWEELAGRPLPPGKVPEYNTLILSGLVTESGGETIRWPIIQDKKEYIQETLSKAVDSDCQMVIINAGSSAGSEDYSLSAIENLGKVLVHGVTIMPGKPTILGIIKGKPVIGNPGYPVSATISFEQFARPVLYKMQGIVAPERKKISVSPARSFPSKLGQEEFLRVNLGQVGDKVIANPLPRGAGTITSLTRADGIIRIPMNSEGIHVDESVQAELLREETVLSRTVVIVGSHDNTLDLLGNFLTRQFPDFRLTSSNVGSTGGLMALKRGIAHVAGSHLLDPETGEYNVSTIRRLIPEVPVRGINLVLRQQGLILAKGNPKKIKGLEDLARKDLTFINRQAGSGTRILLDFRLKELGLDPSPIRGYEEEEFTHMAVAVAVLSGRADVGLGIYAAARALDLDFIPVVQEEYDLVIPEKYWEEEKIQALFSVIQSTDFQKAVKGLGGYDLSLTGKAVF